TATTCAAGCGGTTTCCAAGGCGCTCTTTTCGCAAACCGAGGCTTTCCCTGCAGAAATTATTAAATATAATATGCTTTTAGCCGGATTAGTCAATTTATTTGGGCGATGGCAAGCCTGGATTCCAATCCTAATGAGTGCGATTTAAGAAAAACTGCACCCTGGGAGGAGCTAAATTACTGCGTTACCGGGGATGGGATGTGTCCCTCCTGTCCCTAAATATTATTTAGGCGTTTGTTCCTTAGGCTTGTCCTTAGTATTCTCGACGGGTTTGTCCGGCTCCTTCGGCCAGGGATGCATCTTGCGGTATTCGTTAATCGGATCCGTGCTGTCATTTTTATTATTAGCTTTAATTATAATTAACAGCAACCTATTTTCTTTACTGATAGGGTCTGTGAATACTTTACTGAAAGCCTGTTCCTCGCCATTTTTCACAGTACCTTCCCACGAGAATTCTACAATAAAATTCTCTTTGGTGTAAGATAATGCTCCTTTTAGATTTAATGTGATTACGTCGTTAATTATTGATTTAACCTCAGATGTGATTGGGAAGCTAAAGTCTTTGGCCGGAAATTCGTCCTGAATTTCTACAAGGTTTTTTTCCCCAGATATAAAATATAACCGGCCTGTGTTTTTAGCGCTTATATCTGCTGGTTGTTTTTCAAGTTGATAATACAAGTCATACCATGTACATAGTATCCTGACTTGCCCATTTCCTAATGGGTAACTTTCAAGAAATCTATTGCCTAATTTTAACGATACCGGTTTATTTTTTGAACTATTGTTTACGTCTAATTTAGATGCGGAAGATAAATTACAACAAATTGAAATGCTACTAAATAATAAAACCAGACATATAAATATGCTTTTTATCATAAAATTATCCTCTCACATAATATTCTTACTTGTTTCTTCCAAACCGTTTATAATCACTAATTCTACTTGCTACCCTCAGAATTTTGAGGTCCCTCAAAATTCTCTTGAATATTATAAGACATGCTCCCATAAACAGGATATTTCACATCTTCAGGCTTTCCTTTTCTATGACAATTTACAATATAGTCCAAAATTACTTTGATAAGATATCTTCCACCGTAAGATAACGTAATAAAATTTTCATACCCCCCACTTAATAATAGCTTAGGTAAAGATGATGATTTCTCAGCAGGTCCCACCACCGTTCCAGGGATGAATGGCCGAATGGGGGGGCCAACAAAAATCGCTGTCCTCTTCCCTGAATCCTCAGGAAGAGGGGGATCTAATCGCTTATATTCCACTGTTACCTGCGCTTGAACTACTTCACAACCTGGATTACAGGTTACTCCACAGGAATAAGAAATGCTTCCTGGTTTTGTTGTTGCTACATAAATATCTAATTGGGCTGTCCAACATGGGTAAGTCACAAATTTTGATTTGAGATATCCTCCCTCATCTTGCCTTGTTATACTTAAGCGACCTTCCTCATCATCTCTATATCCAGTATAAGGACCTTCATTAATTTCCTCTCTGATTAATCCTAATGAATCCGTATATCTGATAGGATTGTTTGTTACGTAAGTATATAGATTTAATAACTCATCCGGTTTGAATGAATCCCTCTGCAGAAACCTCCCCATGGCCGGCGAGTAATACCTGGCCCGGTAGTAATACAACCCTGACTCCGCATCCCATTCCCGGCCGGTATACATAAAGCGATTTGAGATTGGTGATGTGGTATGCACGACGTCTAAAGCGTCTTTTATCGTTACTTTGCCATAAGCCGTGTAACTGTATTTCTCAACAATTATACCGGTGTTATCCGTAACCGCATAGATGCTCCCCAAGCTGTTCTCGTGGAAGTAATATGTTGCGCTGACTGCCCCATCAGTGTAATCCTTCCTTTGCAATATTTCATCTATCCCGTTGCCAAATACATATTGCCGCAGCAGGACATCCGACCCATCACGCTCCTCTATGCACCGGGCGCCGTCGTAATAGAACTTTGTAATAACCGTGACATTGACCACCGCGCCTTCGGTGCCGGTGCCTTCTGTTAAACCCTGGCCCGCGTCCTGGCTGCCGGTGCCGATGTTATCCACGGCCGTGCCGCTGCCGGTGCCGTCGGCCTGGTTGGTCAGGGCGCGCTGAATGCCCTGTTTCTGGGTGCTGGGCTGTTTGCCGGTCTGTTTGCCGGAGCCTTTGGCAGTGGTTGCGGCCGGGGTCACATTATCCAGGGCCGTCTGGGTGCCCTCGCCCTGGCCTGCTTCAGTCCCCGTGCCGATGCTCTCTGCGGCGTTGGACTGCCCGCCGGTGGCGTAAGTCCGTTTCTCTATCCGGCGTCCCAAGGCATCGTATTTGTATTCGCCCAGGGTGGTGGTCGTTGACTTGAGGGTTACCTTCAAGAGTCGGTTAGCATAATCATATGCATAGGTATTTACGCCGTCGTCAGTGAGATTGCCGTTAGCGTCGTATAAGTGGGTCACGCTGTTTATGGAGTCATACTGGTTCAGGCCGTTTGGCGCATAGCTTACAGTCGTGCCGTTGGTAACAGAGGTCCGGTTGCCCGCGCCGTCCAAGGCAAATGTCTCGGTCAGAGTCCCAGTATAATCTGTGTAATTTGTGGCTGGGGCAAGGTTCGTTACCCCGTATTTGACGCCGGTTAACCTGTATAACGCGTCATATTTATAGGCATCGCCTATGCCGGTCGTCGATTCGTGGGTGCGCTTTTCGTATTTCTTGTTGCCTTCCTTGTCATAGGCGTAGGCGAACCCGGCCTTGAGGACCGACGCCGTAACATTTGTGCCGTGCGAATAACCGGAAACCCGGCCGTTGGCGTCGTAACCGACGGTCAGCTTGATGTTATTACTGATGCCGTAAAGGCGCTCCTTGACCCGGTAGGCGCCGTCATAGTTGTAATCCACAAAGGTGGTACCGGTATCTGGTGAGCCCTCCTTAATCAGGTCTGTCCGGTTCAGGGCATCGGGCACAAAACTAATCTGCCGGGCAACGGTTGGACCCGGATAGGTCAGCGAATCCTTAAATCCGTTATCATCATAATGGCTGGTAACAGTTTTGCCGGTGGTTTCGCCGTTAAACAGCTGGGTCTGGCTCAGCAAATTGCCCATAGAGTCGTAGGCCATGCCAACCTCGCAGATAAGCGTGGAAACAGAAGAAACAGTGGTAAAGTTGCTAGCTGAGGTCATCCGGCCCAAATCGTCATAGGCGTAGGTTTCCTCGTTGGTGGCACCGTCTGGCATAGTGCCGCTGACATAGGTTATGGTCTTACGCTTGAGCCGCAGGTTGTTGTCGTACGAATCGGGCGAGGCCAGGTTCATATTGATGGTATTGCTGTTAAAGTCGGTGATGGAATCCAATACGCCGTAGGAATTATAGACATAGGTTTTGACCTGCCGTGTGGCATTGGTCGCGGCCGGCGGTAGAGTCTCGGTCTTGCGCCGGTTGACCGCATCATAGACGTAATCGGTTACCTTGCTGTTATCATCGGTCATGTTGGTCATCCGACCGTTGCCGTCGTAGCCGTATTGAACCGTGACATAAACGGGAGCATCCCCGCCGGTCTTTTGATACCGCGTCTGAATCAGGCGGTTCATCAGGTCGTAACCCTTAAAAGTGATATTATTCTCGCGGTCGGTAACCTTTTTGAGGTTGTTGCGTGAATCATAGGCGTAACCGGTGAAATTATGCGCCGGGTCTTCTGATTGGATGAGCCGGCCCAGGTTATCGCAGGTATTGAGAGTGACGTAAGAAGTAAAGAGCGCTCCGATATAATCCTTTTCGGTTATCTGGGTCGTATTAGTAGTAGCGTTTTGGGTATATACATATTCGGTAACGGTGCCGATAGTAACATTACTCGAATCCTTTGTGGTCACGCTTAGAACACGGCCCACGCCGTCGTAATCCGTGGCGGTATAGGTAAGGTTAGGCTCGGTCACCCTGATACGGCGTCCTTTTTTGTCGTACCTGTAAGTGGTTACGACATCGGTTTCCGTTCCGCCTATCGCATCAAACTTTTTCACCGTCATTTGCCACATGCGGTTGAGCTCGTCGAAGTCGTAATTGACCTGACTGAGTTTCTGGGTGATGGCATTATAGTGAATAACGCTGGTGACGTTACCGTTGGCGTCGTGGCCGGTAATGGAGTAGTTGTCTTCGCCGTCCGTAGTCTTGACCCGGCGGTCAAAACCGTCGTATCCGTAGGTGGTCCGGCCCTTGGCTCCGGTGATGTCGCTGGCCGGCCCTACCTTTGTCTTGATAAGATTGTTATTGCCGTCGTAGAAGTTGGTGGTAACCAAAGGAATAGTGACATCCGGGAGCTGAGGCAGGTATCCCTCGGTCACGCTATAGACGCGGTTGAGCGCATCGTATTCGGTGTGGTGTTTGTTGCCTACGGGCTGGGTAACGTCGGTGACGTTGTCGTTGTCGTCGCGGCCATATTGCGTGGTTGCACGGGTTACCACGCCGGCGGTATTCACCGACATATCCTCGTACTTGTATTCCATGTTATCCAGGATGTCATAAGCATAGGTCGTCTTTATCCATGCCGGGGCGCCGTCTGTGCCTGCTTCATCCTTGTTCTTGGTCCAGACTTCCCAGAGATTGTCGTTGGCATCGTAGAAGAACTTGGTCACATACCCGGTGCCGCCGGAGACCGGAGCAGGCGTGGTCGACTGGAAAACCTGGTTGAATGGGTTTACCAGGTATGCCGTGCTCTGATTGCGATGGTCGGTTATGCCGTTGATATTGCCGACCCGGTCATAGACATAGGTGGTGGTATAATTCAGATAGGTTGCCCCGGTCCCGACATCACGGGTAACGGTTTTGAGATATCCGTAACATTCCGGATGCAACGAGTCATTCGAAGCATAGTAATCGTATGCGGTAATGATGCCGGCCTGGTCCTGCGCCCAGGTAAGCTGGCCATTGGCATTATAGCGGAATAGCTGGTAAATATCCGTCTGGAGCACGGGCTGGGTTACATTGGGATATGCTATCTTAATCACATTACCGTTTTGTTGCTTGCTTTCACCGTAAAGCCCATCGCCATTCAAATCAGCCGCATCTTCTTCATAATCATAGATATAAGTAGTTACCCAAGCTGGGTTTCTGGCGTCGGTCGAGATCTTGACCTGGTTATAGCGCGGTTCGTAGGTAAAATAAGTATTAATTGGTGTAGACAGCAGGTTATAAAGTGTCTGGCGATCAGTATCCGGCGCTTGGACAGTTAAGAATATATTCCCCCGGTCCCT
The genomic region above belongs to Candidatus Brocadiia bacterium and contains:
- a CDS encoding RHS repeat-associated core domain-containing protein, coding for METRKGNLRDTRGKITGKLLTLVFSVLLMQALFVPNIFAYDQFPGTNIDLTLDTLQTFNVQAGQSYPINAHFNWDSTTNQYVGGFLILEVELTVTSADEISIAVDRETFPMKLTTPYDPVTGKAIYSMWAFNPPRPPFTTEPAFIITVTGGLHDTSVTISQRALYYNGALTGNGGHGWGTIPVTFKYTEPQVTITDPAPGTTLKVLSEKHALHVTAIFPDEGLDENTFSFVVDGVTYTTDINTNPRVVLTRLTGGMWRADLIINNYGTIAAWATPVAGTNVAITASVRRTGTTTNATAQTEVTVKTDANKQPPAKGIITDGDPVFISTGEFYQQSTDLTIPGRGFPFSFVRTYRSQSDYNGPLGWKWDFNYNARLENYTEAATGLFGLMFHDGAGRRELFIWTGTRYEPPAGLYKELLPVAGATPQQFTLTDRSGEVMTFTWSETNQLYNLTSIEDRNNNQMTLNYGPNSNIQPIGTPSNVLLNIQDTLLRTIAFTWDANNRIDYFTDFYGGATPANNRKIDFTYNASGELTSVTSPVWTPPTDYGKTGYPSGKITTYEYSSDSKHYITGVIDPKRNLTTTKYITNVYTLGRVTSQQYGDSTQTFEFDYTTVAGQVTVTDRNGNKTVYVLRGDGTVNSEIKKNAAGATLSTTVYNHNQGTERTYTSLQEGNSVSYNIDDTAIDPRDRGNIFLTVQAPDTDRQTLYNLLSTPINTYFTYEPRYNQVKISTDARNPAWVTTYIYDYEEDAADLNGDGLYGESKQQNGNVIKIAYPNVTQPVLQTDIYQLFRYNANGQLTWAQDQAGIITAYDYYASNDSLHPECYGYLKTVTRDVGTGATYLNYTTTYVYDRVGNINGITDHRNQSTAYLVNPFNQVFQSTTPAPVSGGTGYVTKFFYDANDNLWEVWTKNKDEAGTDGAPAWIKTTYAYDILDNMEYKYEDMSVNTAGVVTRATTQYGRDDNDNVTDVTQPVGNKHHTEYDALNRVYSVTEGYLPQLPDVTIPLVTTNFYDGNNNLIKTKVGPASDITGAKGRTTYGYDGFDRRVKTTDGEDNYSITGHDANGNVTSVIHYNAITQKLSQVNYDFDELNRMWQMTVKKFDAIGGTETDVVTTYRYDKKGRRIRVTEPNLTYTATDYDGVGRVLSVTTKDSSNVTIGTVTEYVYTQNATTNTTQITEKDYIGALFTSYVTLNTCDNLGRLIQSEDPAHNFTGYAYDSRNNLKKVTDRENNITFKGYDLMNRLIQTRYQKTGGDAPVYVTVQYGYDGNGRMTNMTDDNSKVTDYVYDAVNRRKTETLPPAATNATRQVKTYVYNSYGVLDSITDFNSNTINMNLASPDSYDNNLRLKRKTITYVSGTMPDGATNEETYAYDDLGRMTSASNFTTVSSVSTLICEVGMAYDSMGNLLSQTQLFNGETTGKTVTSHYDDNGFKDSLTYPGPTVARQISFVPDALNRTDLIKEGSPDTGTTFVDYNYDGAYRVKERLYGISNNIKLTVGYDANGRVSGYSHGTNVTASVLKAGFAYAYDKEGNKKYEKRTHESTTGIGDAYKYDALYRLTGVKYGVTNLAPATNYTDYTGTLTETFALDGAGNRTSVTNGTTVSYAPNGLNQYDSINSVTHLYDANGNLTDDGVNTYAYDYANRLLKVTLKSTTTTLGEYKYDALGRRIEKRTYATGGQSNAAESIGTGTEAGQGEGTQTALDNVTPAATTAKGSGKQTGKQPSTQKQGIQRALTNQADGTGSGTAVDNIGTGSQDAGQGLTEGTGTEGAVVNVTVITKFYYDGARCIEERDGSDVLLRQYVFGNGIDEILQRKDYTDGAVSATYYFHENSLGSIYAVTDNTGIIVEKYSYTAYGKVTIKDALDVVHTTSPISNRFMYTGREWDAESGLYYYRARYYSPAMGRFLQRDSFKPDELLNLYTYVTNNPIRYTDSLGLIREEINEGPYTGYRDDEEGRLSITRQDEGGYLKSKFVTYPCWTAQLDIYVATTKPGSISYSCGVTCNPGCEVVQAQVTVEYKRLDPPLPEDSGKRTAIFVGPPIRPFIPGTVVGPAEKSSSLPKLLLSGGYENFITLSYGGRYLIKVILDYIVNCHRKGKPEDVKYPVYGSMSYNIQENFEGPQNSEGSK